One Leucoraja erinacea ecotype New England chromosome 5, Leri_hhj_1, whole genome shotgun sequence DNA segment encodes these proteins:
- the fbxo30a gene encoding F-box only protein 30a isoform X1 — protein MWSGASRPGAGLVKMDQHLHCINCVSRRCMVRPEENVSCNLIGCHLVCGAVFHSCKASEHRLLCPLERVPCLNSGFGCPYVIARNKIGEHLELCPASVVCCTMEWNRWPVSYADRKSYESLSKDCDGVEQLDMALALQDQRMLLESLKVVTTASTSAAKPIRNTEQTPAVSVVSDEAPSSGLLSPDAEAYSELYQATVETTRTLAVALDLLNSASKESELANGQLPEERTERNGGVQVAAEEPAEERHCSENNSDLCNSGTRGGGGGGVEGSAEHVPVLEGMPWRDWNLCMEENGFCALSGMVTGADVEANGCLQVKASTLCNGFHEAEVEASALEGMDSYGCDQQVEEVVNGSCHVNDIDDDDSSSEPGHFLPVFAQLLTVESLLNTEHFQDGSLLDACGVGRVSARPGERQALKNATTFKLLEGHSSRRAYLGDLSWYRRKMESKAVDTSDLVVDDDPLELQGIDLITAALLFCLGDSPSGRGISDSRSVDGSRVDLGTQTFSFPAAILATNTMVGEIASASACDHANPQLSNPSPFQTLGLDLVLECVTRHQTKQRSMFTFVCGQFFRRDEFPSHFKNVHGDIHAGLNGWLEHRCPLAYYGCTYSQRRFCPSTQGSQVIHDRHLKSFGIQPCVPSVLLDTQEARTPSVGAVDQLSRLPFEILQHIAGFLDGFSLSQLSEVSHLMRDVCGSLLQVRGMVLLLWEKRQNLHGQPSWKTKGKAWRFSTAFSTVSEWKFAEIASMADHLKDCRYNTVERTREAIPLPCMCVTRELTKGGRPLRSVLKAVL, from the exons ATGTGGAGCGGAGCATCGCGGCCTGG GGCTGGACTGGTTAAAATGGATCAACATCTGCACTGCATAAACTGTGTGAGTCGCCGCTGCATGGTCCGACCGGAGGAAAACGTGTCCTGCAACCTGATCGGCTGCCACTTGGTGTGCGGAGCTGTCTTCCACTCTTGCAAAGCGAGCGAGCATCGCCTGCTGTGCCCCCTCGAGAGGGTGCCCTGCCTCAACAGCGGGTTTGGCTGCCCCTACGTCATTGCGCGGAACAAGATCGGCGAGCACCTGGAGCTGTGCCCCGCCAGCGTGGTCTGCTGCACGATGGAGTGGAATCGCTGGCCCGTCAGCTACGCAGACCGCAAGTCCTACGAGAGCTTGAGCAAAGACTGCGACGGGGTGGAGCAGCTGGACATGGCTCTGGCCCTCCAGGACCAGCGGATGCTGCTGGAATCGCTCAAAGTCGTGACCACTGCTTCAACTTCGGCTGCTAAACCCATCCGAAACACCGAGCAGACGCCTGCTGTTTCGGTGGTGTCGGACGAAGCCCCTTCCAGCGGCTTGCTGTCCCCCGACGCAGAGGCTTACAGTGAACTGTACCAGGCAACGGTTGAGACGACAAGGACTTTGGCGGTGGCGCTTGACCTGTTGAACAGTGCCTCAAAAGAGTCAGAGCTGGCAAATGGACAGCTGCCGGAGGAACGAACCGAACGGAATGGAGGTGTTCAGGTCGCTGCGGAGGAACCAGCTGAAGAACGGCACTGCTCAGAGAACAATAGTGATCTTTGCAACAGTGGgacaagaggaggaggaggaggaggagtggagggTAGTGCAGAGCACGTCCCTGTGTTGGAGGGGATGCCGTGGAGGGACTGGAACTTGTGCATGGAGGAAAATGGGTTTTGTGCATTGTCAGGAATGGTAACTGGGGCAGATGTGGAAGCAAATGGATGCCTTCAGGTAAAGGCCAGTACTTTGTGTAACGGTTTCCACGAAGCAGAGGTGGAAGCTTCCgcactggagggaatggactcgtATGGCTGCGACCAGCAAGTAGAAGAGGTGGTGAACGGCTCGTGCCATGTCAACGACATCGATGACGACGACAGTTCATCAGAGCCCGGCCACTTCTTGCCTGTGTTTGCACAGCTGCTCACCGTGGAAAGCCTTTTAAACACGGAACATTTTCAAGACGGATCACTGCTTGATGCGTGTGGAGTGGGGAGAGTGTCCGCCAGGCCTGGGGAGCGGCAGGCGCTGAAGAATGCCACCACCTTCAAACTGCTGGAAGGGCACAGCAGCCGCAGGGCGTACCTGGGCGACCTGAGTTGGTACAGAAGGAAAATGGAAAGCAAAGCGGTGGATACGTCGGATCTGGTGGTGGACGACGATCCTCTGGAACTGCAGGGCATCGATCTGATCACAGCAGCTTTATTGTTCTGCTTGGGAGACTCCCCCAGTGGCAGAGGGATCTCGGACAGTCGCAGTGTGGACGGCAGCCGCGTCGATTTGGGCACGCAGACCTTCTCGTTCCCGGCAGCCATATTGGCCACCAACACCATGGTGGGGGAGATTGCCTCGGCTTCAGCTTGCGACCACGCAAACCCCCAGCTGTCCAACCCGAGCCCCTTCCAGACGCTGGGGCTGGATCTTGTCCTGGAGTGTGTGACCAGGCACCAAACCAAGCAACGTTCGATGTTCACGTTCGTGTGCGGACAGTTCTTCCGCAGGGACGAGTTCCCCTCGCACTTCAAGAATGTGCACGGAGACATTCATGCCGGCCTCAATGGCTGGTTGGAACACAGGTGCCCCTTGGCCTATTATGGCTGCACCTACTCGCAGAGGAGATTCTGCCCTTCCACGCAGGGTTCTCAGGTCATTCACGACCGACATCTGAAATCCTTTGGCATCCAGCCGTGTGTGCCATCTGTGTTGTTGGACACGCAGGAGGCTCGGACCCCCAGCGTGGGAGCAGTTGATCAGCTGAGCAGGCTGCCCTTTGAGATTTTGCAGCATATTGCTGGATTTCTAGACGGGTTCAGTTTGTCTCAGCTGTCAGAAGTTTCCCATTTAATGAGGGACGTGTGTGGGAGTCTGCTACAGGTTCGGGGAATGGTTCTCCTACTTTGGGAAAAGAGGCAGAACCTTCACGGACAGCCCTCTTGGAAAACAAAAGGCAAG
- the fbxo30a gene encoding F-box only protein 30a isoform X3 translates to MWSGASRPGAGLVKMDQHLHCINCVSRRCMVRPEENVSCNLIGCHLVCGAVFHSCKASEHRLLCPLERVPCLNSGFGCPYVIARNKIGEHLELCPASVVCCTMEWNRWPVSYADRKSYESLSKDCDGVEQLDMALALQDQRMLLESLKVVTTASTSAAKPIRNTEQTPAVSVVSDEAPSSGLLSPDAEAYSELYQATVETTRTLAVALDLLNSASKESELANGQLPEERTERNGGVQVAAEEPAEERHCSENNSDLCNSGTRGGGGGGVEGSAEHVPVLEGMPWRDWNLCMEENGFCALSGMVTGADVEANGCLQVKASTLCNGFHEAEVEASALEGMDSYGCDQQVEEVVNGSCHVNDIDDDDSSSEPGHFLPVFAQLLTVESLLNTEHFQDGSLLDACGVGRVSARPGERQALKNATTFKLLEGHSSRRAYLGDLSWYRRKMESKAVDTSDLVVDDDPLELQGIDLITAALLFCLGDSPSGRGISDSRSVDGSRVDLGTQTFSFPAAILATNTMVGEIASASACDHANPQLSNPSPFQTLGLDLVLECVTRHQTKQRSMFTFVCGQFFRRDEFPSHFKNVHGDIHAGLNGWLEHRCPLAYYGCTYSQRRFCPSTQGSQVIHDRHLKSFGIQPCVPSVLLDTQEARTPSVGAVDQLSRLPFEILQHIAGFLDGFSLSQLSEVSHLMRDVCGSLLQVRGMVLLLWEKRQNLHGQPSWKTKGLAIQHCLQHG, encoded by the exons ATGTGGAGCGGAGCATCGCGGCCTGG GGCTGGACTGGTTAAAATGGATCAACATCTGCACTGCATAAACTGTGTGAGTCGCCGCTGCATGGTCCGACCGGAGGAAAACGTGTCCTGCAACCTGATCGGCTGCCACTTGGTGTGCGGAGCTGTCTTCCACTCTTGCAAAGCGAGCGAGCATCGCCTGCTGTGCCCCCTCGAGAGGGTGCCCTGCCTCAACAGCGGGTTTGGCTGCCCCTACGTCATTGCGCGGAACAAGATCGGCGAGCACCTGGAGCTGTGCCCCGCCAGCGTGGTCTGCTGCACGATGGAGTGGAATCGCTGGCCCGTCAGCTACGCAGACCGCAAGTCCTACGAGAGCTTGAGCAAAGACTGCGACGGGGTGGAGCAGCTGGACATGGCTCTGGCCCTCCAGGACCAGCGGATGCTGCTGGAATCGCTCAAAGTCGTGACCACTGCTTCAACTTCGGCTGCTAAACCCATCCGAAACACCGAGCAGACGCCTGCTGTTTCGGTGGTGTCGGACGAAGCCCCTTCCAGCGGCTTGCTGTCCCCCGACGCAGAGGCTTACAGTGAACTGTACCAGGCAACGGTTGAGACGACAAGGACTTTGGCGGTGGCGCTTGACCTGTTGAACAGTGCCTCAAAAGAGTCAGAGCTGGCAAATGGACAGCTGCCGGAGGAACGAACCGAACGGAATGGAGGTGTTCAGGTCGCTGCGGAGGAACCAGCTGAAGAACGGCACTGCTCAGAGAACAATAGTGATCTTTGCAACAGTGGgacaagaggaggaggaggaggaggagtggagggTAGTGCAGAGCACGTCCCTGTGTTGGAGGGGATGCCGTGGAGGGACTGGAACTTGTGCATGGAGGAAAATGGGTTTTGTGCATTGTCAGGAATGGTAACTGGGGCAGATGTGGAAGCAAATGGATGCCTTCAGGTAAAGGCCAGTACTTTGTGTAACGGTTTCCACGAAGCAGAGGTGGAAGCTTCCgcactggagggaatggactcgtATGGCTGCGACCAGCAAGTAGAAGAGGTGGTGAACGGCTCGTGCCATGTCAACGACATCGATGACGACGACAGTTCATCAGAGCCCGGCCACTTCTTGCCTGTGTTTGCACAGCTGCTCACCGTGGAAAGCCTTTTAAACACGGAACATTTTCAAGACGGATCACTGCTTGATGCGTGTGGAGTGGGGAGAGTGTCCGCCAGGCCTGGGGAGCGGCAGGCGCTGAAGAATGCCACCACCTTCAAACTGCTGGAAGGGCACAGCAGCCGCAGGGCGTACCTGGGCGACCTGAGTTGGTACAGAAGGAAAATGGAAAGCAAAGCGGTGGATACGTCGGATCTGGTGGTGGACGACGATCCTCTGGAACTGCAGGGCATCGATCTGATCACAGCAGCTTTATTGTTCTGCTTGGGAGACTCCCCCAGTGGCAGAGGGATCTCGGACAGTCGCAGTGTGGACGGCAGCCGCGTCGATTTGGGCACGCAGACCTTCTCGTTCCCGGCAGCCATATTGGCCACCAACACCATGGTGGGGGAGATTGCCTCGGCTTCAGCTTGCGACCACGCAAACCCCCAGCTGTCCAACCCGAGCCCCTTCCAGACGCTGGGGCTGGATCTTGTCCTGGAGTGTGTGACCAGGCACCAAACCAAGCAACGTTCGATGTTCACGTTCGTGTGCGGACAGTTCTTCCGCAGGGACGAGTTCCCCTCGCACTTCAAGAATGTGCACGGAGACATTCATGCCGGCCTCAATGGCTGGTTGGAACACAGGTGCCCCTTGGCCTATTATGGCTGCACCTACTCGCAGAGGAGATTCTGCCCTTCCACGCAGGGTTCTCAGGTCATTCACGACCGACATCTGAAATCCTTTGGCATCCAGCCGTGTGTGCCATCTGTGTTGTTGGACACGCAGGAGGCTCGGACCCCCAGCGTGGGAGCAGTTGATCAGCTGAGCAGGCTGCCCTTTGAGATTTTGCAGCATATTGCTGGATTTCTAGACGGGTTCAGTTTGTCTCAGCTGTCAGAAGTTTCCCATTTAATGAGGGACGTGTGTGGGAGTCTGCTACAGGTTCGGGGAATGGTTCTCCTACTTTGGGAAAAGAGGCAGAACCTTCACGGACAGCCCTCTTGGAAAACAAAAG
- the fbxo30a gene encoding F-box only protein 30a isoform X2 encodes MDQHLHCINCVSRRCMVRPEENVSCNLIGCHLVCGAVFHSCKASEHRLLCPLERVPCLNSGFGCPYVIARNKIGEHLELCPASVVCCTMEWNRWPVSYADRKSYESLSKDCDGVEQLDMALALQDQRMLLESLKVVTTASTSAAKPIRNTEQTPAVSVVSDEAPSSGLLSPDAEAYSELYQATVETTRTLAVALDLLNSASKESELANGQLPEERTERNGGVQVAAEEPAEERHCSENNSDLCNSGTRGGGGGGVEGSAEHVPVLEGMPWRDWNLCMEENGFCALSGMVTGADVEANGCLQVKASTLCNGFHEAEVEASALEGMDSYGCDQQVEEVVNGSCHVNDIDDDDSSSEPGHFLPVFAQLLTVESLLNTEHFQDGSLLDACGVGRVSARPGERQALKNATTFKLLEGHSSRRAYLGDLSWYRRKMESKAVDTSDLVVDDDPLELQGIDLITAALLFCLGDSPSGRGISDSRSVDGSRVDLGTQTFSFPAAILATNTMVGEIASASACDHANPQLSNPSPFQTLGLDLVLECVTRHQTKQRSMFTFVCGQFFRRDEFPSHFKNVHGDIHAGLNGWLEHRCPLAYYGCTYSQRRFCPSTQGSQVIHDRHLKSFGIQPCVPSVLLDTQEARTPSVGAVDQLSRLPFEILQHIAGFLDGFSLSQLSEVSHLMRDVCGSLLQVRGMVLLLWEKRQNLHGQPSWKTKGKAWRFSTAFSTVSEWKFAEIASMADHLKDCRYNTVERTREAIPLPCMCVTRELTKGGRPLRSVLKAVL; translated from the coding sequence ATGGATCAACATCTGCACTGCATAAACTGTGTGAGTCGCCGCTGCATGGTCCGACCGGAGGAAAACGTGTCCTGCAACCTGATCGGCTGCCACTTGGTGTGCGGAGCTGTCTTCCACTCTTGCAAAGCGAGCGAGCATCGCCTGCTGTGCCCCCTCGAGAGGGTGCCCTGCCTCAACAGCGGGTTTGGCTGCCCCTACGTCATTGCGCGGAACAAGATCGGCGAGCACCTGGAGCTGTGCCCCGCCAGCGTGGTCTGCTGCACGATGGAGTGGAATCGCTGGCCCGTCAGCTACGCAGACCGCAAGTCCTACGAGAGCTTGAGCAAAGACTGCGACGGGGTGGAGCAGCTGGACATGGCTCTGGCCCTCCAGGACCAGCGGATGCTGCTGGAATCGCTCAAAGTCGTGACCACTGCTTCAACTTCGGCTGCTAAACCCATCCGAAACACCGAGCAGACGCCTGCTGTTTCGGTGGTGTCGGACGAAGCCCCTTCCAGCGGCTTGCTGTCCCCCGACGCAGAGGCTTACAGTGAACTGTACCAGGCAACGGTTGAGACGACAAGGACTTTGGCGGTGGCGCTTGACCTGTTGAACAGTGCCTCAAAAGAGTCAGAGCTGGCAAATGGACAGCTGCCGGAGGAACGAACCGAACGGAATGGAGGTGTTCAGGTCGCTGCGGAGGAACCAGCTGAAGAACGGCACTGCTCAGAGAACAATAGTGATCTTTGCAACAGTGGgacaagaggaggaggaggaggaggagtggagggTAGTGCAGAGCACGTCCCTGTGTTGGAGGGGATGCCGTGGAGGGACTGGAACTTGTGCATGGAGGAAAATGGGTTTTGTGCATTGTCAGGAATGGTAACTGGGGCAGATGTGGAAGCAAATGGATGCCTTCAGGTAAAGGCCAGTACTTTGTGTAACGGTTTCCACGAAGCAGAGGTGGAAGCTTCCgcactggagggaatggactcgtATGGCTGCGACCAGCAAGTAGAAGAGGTGGTGAACGGCTCGTGCCATGTCAACGACATCGATGACGACGACAGTTCATCAGAGCCCGGCCACTTCTTGCCTGTGTTTGCACAGCTGCTCACCGTGGAAAGCCTTTTAAACACGGAACATTTTCAAGACGGATCACTGCTTGATGCGTGTGGAGTGGGGAGAGTGTCCGCCAGGCCTGGGGAGCGGCAGGCGCTGAAGAATGCCACCACCTTCAAACTGCTGGAAGGGCACAGCAGCCGCAGGGCGTACCTGGGCGACCTGAGTTGGTACAGAAGGAAAATGGAAAGCAAAGCGGTGGATACGTCGGATCTGGTGGTGGACGACGATCCTCTGGAACTGCAGGGCATCGATCTGATCACAGCAGCTTTATTGTTCTGCTTGGGAGACTCCCCCAGTGGCAGAGGGATCTCGGACAGTCGCAGTGTGGACGGCAGCCGCGTCGATTTGGGCACGCAGACCTTCTCGTTCCCGGCAGCCATATTGGCCACCAACACCATGGTGGGGGAGATTGCCTCGGCTTCAGCTTGCGACCACGCAAACCCCCAGCTGTCCAACCCGAGCCCCTTCCAGACGCTGGGGCTGGATCTTGTCCTGGAGTGTGTGACCAGGCACCAAACCAAGCAACGTTCGATGTTCACGTTCGTGTGCGGACAGTTCTTCCGCAGGGACGAGTTCCCCTCGCACTTCAAGAATGTGCACGGAGACATTCATGCCGGCCTCAATGGCTGGTTGGAACACAGGTGCCCCTTGGCCTATTATGGCTGCACCTACTCGCAGAGGAGATTCTGCCCTTCCACGCAGGGTTCTCAGGTCATTCACGACCGACATCTGAAATCCTTTGGCATCCAGCCGTGTGTGCCATCTGTGTTGTTGGACACGCAGGAGGCTCGGACCCCCAGCGTGGGAGCAGTTGATCAGCTGAGCAGGCTGCCCTTTGAGATTTTGCAGCATATTGCTGGATTTCTAGACGGGTTCAGTTTGTCTCAGCTGTCAGAAGTTTCCCATTTAATGAGGGACGTGTGTGGGAGTCTGCTACAGGTTCGGGGAATGGTTCTCCTACTTTGGGAAAAGAGGCAGAACCTTCACGGACAGCCCTCTTGGAAAACAAAAGGCAAG